The genomic stretch GTGTTTTATTTCATCAAGGCTTTTATCTTTTATCTTTAAGATCAGGTCTTTAAAATATTCCAGTTCTTTCTTGGTGAATTTAGTCCTCAATTTAAGTCCCTCCGATCGCCTTAAGACACCTCTGGCATATCAAGTGGTGGCTTTTGTCACTACCCACCGATAAAGAATAATTCCAGCAACGGACACATTTTTCCCCTTCTGCCTTAGCGACTTCTATCCGCGCCCCGGCAGAAGCAGGTAAATTTTTATCCAGGCCAATTTCGACCTGCGAAACCTTAAAAATCTCGCAAAGATCGTCTTTGCAGCTTGCTAAGAATTTATAACGTTCCGGGTCATTTGTCAATAGTTTTATTTGCGCATCAAAGGAACTGCCGATTAAGCCTGCCCCGCGCTTTTCCTCAAGGACCTTCGCTACATCAGGAATCAACGGAAGAATCGTTTTTTCTAAGTTAGTATAATCCATATTATCCGCTGCCGTTGTTGGCCATTCTGCATGCTTAATAACGGACAAATCTAAAAGATGAACACTCAGGACTGAACTGTCTTTTGCTTCTTTAGGCATATGCTGCCAGATTTCCTCTGCAGTAAATACCAGAATCGGCGCCATGGCCCTGACTAATAAATTCAATGCCTCGTATATGGTGGTTTGGGCAGCTCTTCTTTCTTTGGATTTCGCAGCATATGTATAGAGCCTGCCCTTTACCATATCCAGATAATACATGGATAAATCCTCATTGCAAAAATTATAAATTAGTTTATAGGCCTTATGAAATTCAAAGGCATTAAAACTCTCCTTTAACAATGGCAATAACTGGCGCCTCATTTTAATCAATATATATTTGTCTATCCTCTTTAAATCGACCCAATCTACCCTATCTGCGCCGGGATTAAAATCATAGAGATTGCTTAAGATAAACCGGGCAGTATTCCTGATTTTACGATAAGCTTCTGCAAGCCTGATTAGTATCTCTTTAGAAATACGGATATCCTCGTTATAATCGCTAGATGCAACCCATAGCCGCAAAATATCTGCCCCGTAGTCCTTAATGATATCCTGGGGTGAAACAACATTGCCCAGCGACTTGGACATCTTCCTGCCTTCTCCGTCAACCACGAAACCGTGCGTGAGCACGGCCTTAAAAGGGGGCTTGCCTTCCATGCACACCGAAGGTATGAGCGAAGATTGAAACCATCCGCGGTGCTGGTCAGAGCCTTCAAGGTATAAAGCGCAGGGAAATTCCAGATCCTCCCTCTTCTTTAATACTGCCTGGTGGCTGACTCCGGAATCAAACCAAACATCCAGGATATCAGAGCCTTTGGAGAACTTATCGTTTCCGCATTTACATTTAAATCCCGGTACCAGAAAATCCTCCGCGCGCCGGCTAAACCACGCGTCCGAACCTTCGCGGACGATAAATTCCGCGAGCTTCCTGATTACCTGGGGATTAAGAATTTCTTCGTGGCATTCATCGCATATCAATGCCGGGATAGGAACGCCCCAGTATCTCTGGCGCGATAAACACCAATCCGGCCTTGACTCTACCATCGCCGAAATGCGCTCCCTGCCGCTCTCAGGCACCCATTCGATATCTTCTTTTATTGCGGAAAGTAACTTCTCCCTTAAATCCGCATGGTCAATATTTAAAAACCACTGTTTTGTAGCCCGAAAGATTATCGGATTCTTACAGCGCCAGCAGTGCGGATAGGAATGCCGGATTTTATCCGAGTAGAGTAATACCCCCAATTGCCGCAGTTTCTCCATAATGAGCGGATTTGCGTCATAGACATTTATACCGGAAAAATCGGCGGCTGTGGCATCAAACTTCCCCTTAGCATCCAC from Candidatus Omnitrophota bacterium encodes the following:
- the ileS gene encoding isoleucine--tRNA ligase codes for the protein MDYKNTLNLPQTKFPMKADLPKREPLLLKEWQDKDIYRLIRKKSAGSKKYILHDGPPYANGDIHIGHALNKTLKDIIVKYKTMQGLDSAYVPGWDCHGLPVEHQLFKELKISKSQIPQLEFRKKAYDYALRYVAIQKEEFKRLGVFGEWENPYLTLTADYEEAIVKSLAVLLEKGYIYRGLKPVNWCFKCETALAEAEVEYEDHTSPSIYVKFKIDSSLASYPVSLLASSNGQTGKRANGQTDAYLVIWTTTPWTLIANVAVAVHPDFTYAYLKTEKGNLIIAKDLLEDVLSKAGIEKYEIIREVSGRQLEGLIYARPFGLKKGRVVLADYVFKEEGSGLVHTAPGHGSDDYLTGIKYKLDIIMPVDAKGKFDATAADFSGINVYDANPLIMEKLRQLGVLLYSDKIRHSYPHCWRCKNPIIFRATKQWFLNIDHADLREKLLSAIKEDIEWVPESGRERISAMVESRPDWCLSRQRYWGVPIPALICDECHEEILNPQVIRKLAEFIVREGSDAWFSRRAEDFLVPGFKCKCGNDKFSKGSDILDVWFDSGVSHQAVLKKREDLEFPCALYLEGSDQHRGWFQSSLIPSVCMEGKPPFKAVLTHGFVVDGEGRKMSKSLGNVVSPQDIIKDYGADILRLWVASSDYNEDIRISKEILIRLAEAYRKIRNTARFILSNLYDFNPGADRVDWVDLKRIDKYILIKMRRQLLPLLKESFNAFEFHKAYKLIYNFCNEDLSMYYLDMVKGRLYTYAAKSKERRAAQTTIYEALNLLVRAMAPILVFTAEEIWQHMPKEAKDSSVLSVHLLDLSVIKHAEWPTTAADNMDYTNLEKTILPLIPDVAKVLEEKRGAGLIGSSFDAQIKLLTNDPERYKFLASCKDDLCEIFKVSQVEIGLDKNLPASAGARIEVAKAEGEKCVRCWNYSLSVGSDKSHHLICQRCLKAIGGT